The following coding sequences are from one Amphiprion ocellaris isolate individual 3 ecotype Okinawa chromosome 19, ASM2253959v1, whole genome shotgun sequence window:
- the zc3h7a gene encoding zinc finger CCCH domain-containing protein 7A isoform X4, which produces MSGACQDRRTRWQEIQKGLQFIQSTLPFPGSQEQYEVFIKDLVWNLFGEGNDVFKEGEWTKSIEMYTEALSIADYADSEDICVPTGLLEKLYANRAAAYLNIVPGLYDQALEDCEKALQLNEGNYKALYRKAKALKELGRHQEAYEAVAKCSLAVPQDSNVTQLTQDLAKILGLKIRKAYVRSKPALNVLQRSSYQDASCDKFSHGSASVEDIEIEVPQLTQDSSVLAPGPAPIQAPVAVHPPLNEAVLDELPSNNSISSVPPSEPPGFESVSLPVSATPSVPLPTLTFVNGCRTKPCPILENSQDFDADIIGDDLDDLLDQAGPESSMGIPTVKGPLPLPTSIASGNSMPSPFLMPSHINPFLHSGAQQCTVTLPPLYHKSGSSAYFGMDTFDSLAPPLDSLDSLTISDFKTEYVPSPFIPQLNNSDIPMGMAVGMPDVKGLPAAVDLAKNPLADTHEFKQACSMCFVKTGPGVLDYTLHTEEHKCKKDVLLGRMKHSQDKTWKLIRPRPTKTQYVGPYYICKEVSVGKECLYPGHCTFAYCQEEIDVWTLERKGFISRELLFDPFGTNSNIRLTIPKILQEHHGIFMFLCGVCFDHKPRIISKTNKDDPSLCSHPVTKHDFEDHKCLVHILKENTVRYSKIRPLSPQSQLDLCRHEVRYGCVREDDCFYAHSLIELKVWMMQHELGITHESIVQEAKKFWNATASLQGAQLSNAQRRFGPPNLKMMFVCGQCWRNGQLSEADKNKKYCSAKARHTWAKDRRVVLVSSHERKKWTTVRPLPTKKPIPSQFEICMHVTAGKKCQYIGNCTFAHSVEERDLWTYMKENNIPDMDQLYEQWLQSQKPGWGEETSSNSVRENGKQIHMPTDYAEEVAGNHCWLCGKNCNSEKQWQQHITSEKHKDRVFNSEDDQNCWQYRFPTGTFKVCERFLKGTCTEDDLCKLAHGEQELKEWMERREFLLMKLAKAKKDHLIAPNDNDFGKYSFLLKDIK; this is translated from the exons ATGTCTGGAGCGTGTCAGGACAGAAGGACTCGCTGGCAGGAGATTCAGAAAGGTCTACAGTTTATCCA ATCTACCCTTCCATTTCCTGGCAGTCAAGAACAGTATGAG GTGTTCATAAAGGACCTTGTGTGGAATCTGTTTGGAGAAGGAAATGACGTGTTTAAAGAAGGGGAATGGACAAAATCCATTGAAATGTACACTGAAGCGTTGAGTATAGCAGACTATGCCGACTCAGAAGACATCTGTGTTCCAACAGGTTTACTAGAAAAGCTGTACGCAAATCGAGCTGCAGCATATCTAAATATTGTTCCG GGACTGTATGACCAAGCACTAGAAGACTGTGAAAAGGCTCTCCAGTTGAATGAGGGCAACTACAAAGCGCTGTACAGAAAAGCAAAAGCCTTGAAAGAGCTGGGGAGACATCAAGAGGCCTATGAGGCTGTTGCCAAATGCTCTCTAGCAGTGCCTCAG GATTCCAATGTCACACAGCTGACGCAGGACCTTGCCAAAATTTTGGGGTTGAAAATCCGTAAAGCTTATGTGAGGAGTAAG CCTGCCTTGAATGTTTTGCAAAGATCAAGTTATCAAGATGCATCATGTGACAAG ttttctcATGGGTCAGCTTCGGTTGAAGATATAGAAATTG AAGTGCCTCAGTTGACCCAGGATAGCAGTGTTTTGGCTCCAGGCCCGGCTCCAATCCAAGCTCCAGTGGCCGTGCATCCACCTCTGAATGAAGCAGTGCTGGATGAACTTCCTTCAAACAACAGTATCTCATCTGTACCCCCGTCTGAGCCTCCAGGTTTTGAATCTGTGTCTTTGCCTGTATCCGCAACCCCTTCAGTCCCTCTTCCTACGCTGACATTTGTTAACGGGTGCCGCACCAAGCCTTGCCCGATTCTTGAAAATAGTCAAGATTTTGATGCCGACATCATTGGCGATGACCTCGATGATCTGTTGGACCAAGCAGGCCCTGAGTCGTCCATG GGTATTCCCACGGTGAAGGGGCCTCTTCCTTTGCCAACCAGTATCGCCTCGGGCAATTCCATGCCGAGTCCATTCCTGATGCCATCTCACATCAACCCGTTTCTCCACAGCGGTGCTCAACAGTGCACCGTAACTCTGCCGCCTCTGTATCACAAGTCGGGGTCAAGCGCTTATTTTGGTATGGACACTTTTGACTCTCTGGCTCCACCACTTGACTCCCTGGATAGTCTCACTATATCGGACTTTAAAACAG AATACGTTCCGAGTCCATTCATTCCACAG CTCAACAACAGTGACATCCCAATGGGAATGGCTGTGGGTATGCCTGATGTGAAGGGCCTCCCTGCTGCTGTGGATTTAGCAAAGAACCCCTTAGCTGACACACATGAATTCAAGCAAGCCTGCTCAATGTGCTTCGTCAAAACTG GGCCTGGAGTGTTGGATTACACACTTCATACTGAAGAGCATAAATGCAAAAAGGATGTATTACTGGGAAGAATGAAGCATTCACAAGACAAAACGTGGAAGCTCATTCGACCCAGACCAACAAAGACCCAATACGTTGGACCTTATTACATTTGCAAAG AGGTGTCTGTTGGGAAAGAGTGCCTGTACCCTGGGCACTGCACATTCGCGTACTGCCAGGAAGAGATTGATGTTTGGACTCTGGAGCGCAAAGGGTTTATCTCCAGAGAACTGCTCTTTGATCCTTTTGGGACAAACTCCAACATCAGGTTGACTATCCCCAAGATCTTACAGGAGCATCATGGGATattcatgtttctgtgtggG GTGTGCTTTGACCACAAACCCAGAATAATCAGCAAAACCAACAAAGATGACCCTTCACTTTGTTCTCATCCTGTGACAAAGCATGACTTTGAGGATCATAA GTGCCTGGTCCACATTTTGAAGGAGAATACAGTGCGGTATTCCAAAATCAGACCCTTGAGTCCCCAGTCCCAACTGGATCTTTGTCGGCATGAAGTGCGCTACGGCTGCGTGAGAGAGGACGACTGCTTCTACGCCCACAGTCTCATCGAGCTGAAGGTCTGGATGATGCAGCATGAGCTCG GTATCACTCATGAAAGTATTGTTCAAGAGGCAAAGAAGTTTTGGAATGCAACAGCATCATTACAGGGAGCCCAG CTTTCCAATGCACAGAGGAGGTTTGGGCCTCCAAATCTGAAGATGATGTTTGTTTGTGGCCAGTGCTGGAGGAACGGCCAACTAAGTGaagctgacaaaaacaagaagtatTGCTCAGCCAAGGCAAGACACAC GTGGGCAAAAGACAGGCGGGTGGTGCTCGTAAGTTCCCATGAACGGAAAAAGTGGACAACAGTAAGACCACTGCCAACCAAAAAACCCATCCCATCTCAGTTCGAG ATTTGCATGCATGTGACAGCTGGCAAGAAGTGTCAGTACATTGGGAATTGCACATTTGCTCACAGTGTAGAAGAAAGGGACCTTTGGACCTACATGAAGGAAAACAACA TTCCAGATATGGATCAGCTTTATGAGCAGTGGCTGCAGTCTCAGAAGCCTGGCTGGGGCGAGGAGACTTCCAGTAACTCAGTCAGGGAGAACGGCAAACAGATCCACATGCCAACAGACTACGCTGAGGAAGTG gcTGGCAACCACTGTTGGCTGTGtggtaaaaactgcaacagTGAGAAGCAGTGGCAGCAGCATATCActtcagaaaaacacaaagacagagttTTCAACTCTGAGGATGATCAGAACTGCTGGCAGTATCGATTTCCCACAGGCACTTTCAAAGTTTGTGAGAG gttCCTCAAAGGCACATGCACAGAGGACGACTTGTGTAAGCTGGCACACGGGGAGCAGGAGCTAAAAGAGTGGATGGAGCGCAGGGAATTCCTTTTGATGAAACTTGCCAAAGCCAAAAAAGACCATCTTATAGCACCAAATGACAATGACTTTGGGAAATACAGTTTTCTGCTTAAAGATATTAAATAA